One window of Microbacterium sediminis genomic DNA carries:
- a CDS encoding alpha/beta hydrolase family protein, which translates to MKHPRRAAPVGAGLLLAATAIGLIAGAIGTVATRIARVARVVVTPANRVADLEVRGIDTAAQTITLSRTPDTELPGRYGLFTSGTTEYVKIGAVLRTDDETVTRKLLTHIGRDYRIGKPAAFSGWYFESPAELHVPYEEVDITTPVGPAPAWLVPSGIEGGPGETWAVLVHGRGTNRAEVIRTVPVLREAGITSLLISYRNDGVAPSSTTGLYGLGTTEWPDVEAAISFALARGARRVVLMGWSMGGAIVLQTLVNTAHRDAIAGVILESPVVDWRTVLKYQARELGVPPLAALATMSMLESGIASRVHRIGRVIDFDDLDMVARAKELDCPILILHSDDDGFVPSDASHRLAELRPDIVTLVSFSVARHTKLWNYDEARWNTAIRDWLAALALAPETD; encoded by the coding sequence ATGAAGCATCCCAGGCGCGCCGCACCGGTCGGGGCCGGACTGCTGCTCGCGGCCACCGCGATCGGCCTCATCGCGGGAGCCATCGGGACCGTCGCCACGCGCATCGCGCGCGTGGCCCGCGTGGTGGTCACGCCCGCCAACCGGGTGGCCGACCTCGAGGTGCGGGGGATCGACACCGCGGCGCAGACGATCACCCTCTCGCGCACGCCCGACACCGAGCTGCCGGGGCGGTACGGCCTGTTCACGAGCGGCACGACCGAGTACGTCAAGATCGGCGCCGTCCTGCGCACGGACGACGAGACCGTCACCCGCAAGCTGCTCACCCACATCGGCCGGGACTACCGCATCGGCAAACCGGCGGCCTTCAGCGGCTGGTACTTCGAGTCGCCCGCCGAGCTGCACGTTCCGTACGAGGAGGTCGACATCACGACCCCCGTCGGCCCGGCGCCGGCGTGGCTGGTGCCATCCGGGATCGAGGGCGGCCCCGGCGAGACCTGGGCGGTGCTCGTGCACGGCCGCGGCACCAACCGCGCCGAGGTGATCCGCACCGTCCCCGTGCTGCGCGAGGCGGGGATCACCTCGCTGCTGATCTCGTACCGCAACGACGGCGTCGCGCCCTCCAGTACCACCGGCCTGTACGGGCTCGGCACGACCGAATGGCCCGACGTCGAGGCGGCGATCTCGTTCGCCCTCGCCCGCGGCGCGCGCCGCGTCGTGCTGATGGGGTGGTCGATGGGCGGCGCGATCGTGCTGCAGACGCTCGTCAACACCGCGCACCGCGACGCGATCGCCGGCGTCATCCTCGAGTCGCCCGTGGTGGACTGGCGCACGGTGCTGAAGTACCAGGCGCGCGAACTCGGCGTCCCGCCCCTGGCCGCGCTGGCGACGATGAGCATGCTCGAGTCCGGGATCGCCTCGCGCGTGCACCGCATCGGCCGCGTCATCGACTTCGACGATCTCGACATGGTGGCGCGGGCGAAGGAGCTGGACTGCCCGATCCTGATCCTCCACAGCGACGACGACGGCTTCGTGCCGTCCGACGCCTCGCACCGGCTGGCGGAGCTGCGGCCCGACATCGTCACGCTCGTGTCGTTCAGCGTGGCGCGCCACACGAAGCTGTGGAACTACGACGAGGCCCGCTGGAACACCGCCATCCGCGACTGGCTGGCGGCGCTCGCGCTGGCGCCCGAGACCGACTGA
- a CDS encoding Vms1/Ankzf1 family peptidyl-tRNA hydrolase, with protein sequence MSEATDLAAFLERPGPWTYAYVDGHGNEPQAAERSRRRAVIDALQDAGAPAADIEEIGRALDEDGGLPSPSARYLLTRDGRIEVDERFAGPRLGPEVIGHDALPRVLPLVRHRAADLRYLVVETGRDGAELRVERAGRARVEATQHIEGRTDSLPKVQAGGWSHLKYQQHSEEIWSRNQAEVADAVERIVRERRPRFVVIGGDVRARQLLQDQLGPATRDLVVEVDAHTRAPGSDGASVDDAVAEAVEAAVRGELDAVVARASAGDGAAGARGTGEVVAALQQARVDTLVLDARLLDATETLDALDGPPMGGRRLRGGRGCHADRGAAAGRGAGPRGAALGRAGARRGRGGRRAGCAPFRPRDAGTARGAALGRRVGVRLTHAGAVGVKSLVRGCPR encoded by the coding sequence ATGAGTGAGGCGACCGATCTCGCCGCCTTCCTGGAGCGCCCGGGTCCGTGGACATACGCCTACGTGGACGGGCACGGCAATGAGCCACAGGCGGCGGAGCGCTCGCGCCGACGGGCGGTCATCGACGCCCTCCAGGACGCCGGTGCCCCCGCGGCCGACATCGAGGAGATCGGCCGCGCGCTCGACGAGGACGGCGGCCTGCCGAGCCCGTCGGCGCGCTACCTCCTCACGCGAGACGGGCGGATCGAGGTCGACGAGCGGTTCGCCGGCCCTCGGCTCGGGCCCGAGGTGATCGGGCACGACGCGCTGCCGCGGGTGCTGCCGCTGGTGCGGCACCGCGCCGCCGATCTTCGGTACCTCGTGGTGGAGACCGGCCGCGACGGCGCCGAGCTGCGCGTGGAGCGCGCCGGGCGGGCGCGTGTCGAGGCGACGCAGCACATCGAGGGCCGTACCGACAGCCTGCCGAAGGTGCAGGCCGGCGGCTGGTCGCACCTCAAGTACCAGCAGCACTCCGAGGAGATCTGGTCGCGGAACCAGGCGGAGGTCGCGGACGCGGTCGAGCGGATCGTGCGCGAGCGCCGGCCACGGTTCGTCGTCATCGGCGGCGACGTGCGCGCGCGGCAGCTGCTGCAGGACCAGCTCGGTCCCGCGACGCGCGATCTCGTGGTGGAGGTCGACGCACACACGCGCGCGCCCGGCTCGGACGGCGCAAGCGTGGACGACGCCGTCGCCGAGGCCGTGGAGGCGGCGGTGCGCGGCGAGCTCGACGCGGTCGTGGCGCGCGCCTCCGCGGGCGACGGGGCGGCAGGGGCGCGCGGCACGGGCGAGGTCGTCGCGGCCCTGCAGCAGGCCCGGGTCGACACCCTCGTGCTCGACGCGCGTCTGCTCGATGCCACCGAGACGCTGGACGCGCTGGATGGCCCGCCCATGGGTGGCCGGCGGCTCCGCGGAGGCCGTGGGTGCCACGCCGATCGCGGCGCTGCCGCTGGCCGAGGCGCTGGCCCGCGCGGCGCTGCTCTCGGGCGCGCGGGTGCTCGTCGCGGAAGAGGAGGACGGCGCGCCGGATGCGCCCCGTTCCGGCCGCGAGACGCAGGCACCGCTCGCGGCGCTGCGCTGGGCCGACGAGTCGGCGTCCGCCTGACGCACGCCGGCGCCGTCGGCGTCAAGTCCCTCGTGCGCGGGTGTCCGCGGTGA
- the zapE gene encoding cell division protein ZapE: MTQAPAGTSTVRLADLHPQLTGEEMLASLVPPPQFDDATFESYRADADYPSQQEAKELLTAFAVGAQPAKRGLFSRKPKVPDMKPGVYLDGGFGVGKTHLLASIYHAVPARRKYFGSFIEYTALVGALGYKNTVELLRGSALLCIDEFELDDPGDTMVMTRLLGELVATGTRLAATSNTPPNALGEGRFAAQDFLREIHAMASSFQTIRIDGVDFRQRSLDGHAPALAPDEYAAALAAVGGVTSDDAFDELIAHLAHVHPSRYIRLIDGIRAVGLRDVRRLTDQSEALRFVAFVDRVYDAQLPIRATGLPLHDVFSDEMLAGGYRKKYLRAISRLVASTNS, from the coding sequence ATGACCCAGGCTCCCGCCGGCACCTCCACCGTTCGCCTCGCGGACCTCCACCCGCAGCTGACGGGGGAGGAGATGCTCGCGAGCCTCGTCCCGCCGCCGCAGTTCGACGACGCGACCTTCGAGTCCTACCGTGCCGACGCCGACTACCCGTCGCAGCAGGAGGCCAAGGAACTGCTGACCGCGTTCGCGGTGGGCGCGCAGCCCGCCAAGCGGGGGCTGTTCTCGCGCAAGCCCAAGGTGCCCGACATGAAGCCGGGCGTGTACCTGGACGGTGGCTTCGGCGTGGGCAAGACCCACCTGCTCGCGTCGATCTACCACGCCGTTCCGGCCCGCCGGAAGTACTTCGGCTCGTTCATCGAGTACACGGCCCTCGTCGGCGCGCTCGGCTACAAGAACACCGTGGAGCTGCTGCGCGGCTCGGCGCTGCTGTGCATCGACGAGTTCGAGCTGGACGACCCGGGCGACACCATGGTGATGACGCGGCTGCTGGGCGAGCTCGTCGCCACGGGGACGCGCCTGGCCGCCACGAGCAACACGCCGCCGAACGCCCTGGGCGAGGGTCGGTTCGCGGCGCAGGACTTCCTGCGCGAGATCCACGCCATGGCGTCGAGCTTCCAGACCATCCGCATCGACGGCGTCGACTTCCGCCAGCGCTCGCTCGACGGGCACGCGCCGGCCCTCGCGCCCGACGAGTACGCGGCCGCGCTCGCCGCGGTGGGCGGGGTCACCTCCGACGACGCGTTCGATGAGCTCATCGCGCACCTGGCGCACGTGCACCCCTCGCGCTACATCCGGCTCATCGACGGCATCCGGGCGGTCGGCCTGCGCGACGTGCGGCGGCTGACCGATCAGTCCGAGGCGCTGCGCTTCGTCGCCTTCGTCGATCGCGTCTACGACGCGCAGCTGCCGATCCGCGCGACCGGCCTGCCGCTGCACGACGTCTTCAGCGACGAGATGCTCGCCGGCGGGTATCGGAAGAAGTACCTGCGCGCCATCTCGCGGCTCGTCGCCTCGACCAACTCCTGA
- a CDS encoding FAD-dependent oxidoreductase, giving the protein MSRPHDVVVVGAGPVGLLLADLLAGAGVDVAVCERRTAPAGVPRAIGIHPPGLEALDLARVGAPVRADAVAIRRGVARRGGRELGRLRFDRPVLSLPQDRTEELLEARLAALAPGALRRGLRVTGVRARAAAVDVEGEGGAIASARYLVAADGVRSTVRGLLGVDTRRRRGTADYVMADAPSGGDAADDEAVIHLEHDGVVESFPLPRGRRRWVIRVDRQAAPSDPAGFAALLRERVGVRIAPGDLTPPSRFTARQGPSARLARGRVALVGDAAHEISPIGGQGMNLGWVGAVDLAATLLGALERGAPPAPFGAYERRRTAAADRAMRRAAFNMAMGAPVDGLRGAARDAFVRALARPPASTTLARAFTMHGL; this is encoded by the coding sequence GTGAGCCGTCCGCACGATGTCGTCGTGGTGGGCGCGGGACCCGTGGGCCTGCTTCTCGCGGACCTGCTCGCCGGCGCCGGCGTCGACGTGGCGGTCTGCGAGCGGCGCACCGCGCCGGCGGGCGTGCCCCGCGCGATCGGCATCCACCCGCCGGGGCTCGAGGCGCTGGACCTCGCCCGCGTCGGGGCGCCGGTGCGCGCGGATGCCGTCGCCATTCGGCGGGGCGTCGCGCGCCGCGGCGGGCGCGAGCTGGGCCGGCTCCGCTTCGATCGCCCGGTGCTGTCGCTGCCGCAGGATCGCACCGAGGAGCTGCTCGAGGCGCGCCTGGCGGCCCTGGCCCCCGGCGCGCTGCGACGCGGCCTGCGGGTGACCGGGGTCCGCGCCCGCGCGGCGGCGGTGGATGTCGAGGGCGAGGGCGGGGCGATCGCATCGGCGCGGTATCTCGTCGCGGCCGACGGCGTGCGCAGCACGGTGCGCGGCCTGCTGGGCGTGGACACGCGACGGCGGCGCGGGACCGCGGACTATGTGATGGCCGATGCCCCATCCGGAGGCGATGCCGCCGACGACGAGGCGGTGATCCATCTGGAGCACGACGGCGTCGTGGAGTCGTTCCCGCTGCCGCGGGGCCGGCGCCGCTGGGTCATCCGCGTCGATCGGCAGGCCGCGCCGAGCGATCCCGCCGGCTTCGCGGCGCTGCTGCGCGAACGGGTGGGCGTGCGGATCGCGCCGGGCGACCTCACGCCGCCCAGCCGCTTCACCGCCCGGCAGGGCCCGAGCGCCCGGCTCGCGCGCGGGCGCGTCGCGCTCGTCGGCGACGCGGCCCACGAGATCAGTCCGATCGGCGGGCAGGGCATGAACCTCGGGTGGGTCGGCGCGGTGGATCTGGCGGCCACGCTGCTCGGCGCGCTCGAACGCGGCGCGCCTCCCGCGCCGTTCGGCGCATACGAGCGCCGGCGCACGGCCGCGGCCGATCGGGCGATGCGCCGGGCCGCCTTCAACATGGCGATGGGCGCGCCCGTCGACGGGCTGCGCGGGGCGGCCCGTGACGCGTTCGTCCGCGCGCTCGCCCGCCCGCCGGCGAGCACGACCCTCGCCCGCGCCTTCACCATGCACGGCCTGTGA
- a CDS encoding DUF4383 domain-containing protein translates to MSTARHADSGRFAETPVQKAALVYGIVFLIVGIGGFIPGLTTGIDTLRFAGHGSEAMLLGVFQVSILHNLVHVLYGAAGIAVARTWGASKQYLIWGGAVYAVLWLYGLLVPHDHGANFVPLNTADNWLHFALAVAMIGLGILLGRTQRPHRRGNGDEHLAV, encoded by the coding sequence ATGAGCACGGCACGGCACGCAGACAGCGGCAGGTTCGCCGAGACGCCCGTCCAGAAGGCGGCGCTCGTCTACGGAATCGTCTTCCTGATCGTGGGGATCGGCGGATTCATCCCGGGGCTCACCACGGGGATCGACACGCTGCGCTTCGCGGGGCACGGCTCCGAGGCGATGCTGCTCGGGGTCTTCCAGGTCTCGATCCTGCACAACCTCGTCCATGTGCTCTACGGCGCCGCGGGCATCGCGGTCGCGCGGACCTGGGGCGCGTCGAAGCAGTACCTCATCTGGGGCGGCGCGGTCTACGCCGTGCTGTGGCTGTACGGCCTGCTCGTCCCGCACGACCACGGCGCGAACTTCGTGCCGCTCAACACGGCCGACAATTGGCTGCACTTCGCGCTGGCGGTCGCGATGATCGGGCTCGGGATCCTCCTGGGACGCACGCAGCGCCCGCATCGCCGCGGCAACGGCGACGAGCACCTCGCGGTCTAG
- a CDS encoding CPBP family intramembrane glutamic endopeptidase: MSTAPVLIASPPRPRIPSAILLISPLAVILLGHLIARVATAIHPPTAWVAVAFAYWGAMWLVIALSTGREQRRRWWAPAARRPWWVIPAAVALGVFPMAGILLLNLHVVAEHAALIAPWLVFAAVNPIVEEAYWRGALADATAAWPAWAAGAYSTALFVASHPLMWGVFSEGNRSPMLYASLTLMGAAWFAMRRVTGSLRWATLSHALVDIGNLSVFVFVNAYVPPALH; the protein is encoded by the coding sequence ATGTCCACCGCACCCGTCCTCATCGCCTCACCGCCGCGCCCCCGGATCCCGTCGGCGATCCTGCTGATCTCGCCCCTCGCGGTGATCCTGCTCGGCCACCTCATCGCCCGCGTGGCGACCGCGATCCATCCGCCCACGGCGTGGGTGGCGGTGGCGTTCGCCTACTGGGGCGCGATGTGGCTGGTGATCGCGCTGTCGACCGGTCGCGAGCAGCGCCGCCGCTGGTGGGCGCCGGCCGCGCGGCGCCCGTGGTGGGTGATCCCGGCGGCCGTCGCCCTGGGCGTGTTCCCGATGGCGGGCATCCTGCTGCTGAACCTGCACGTCGTCGCCGAGCACGCCGCGCTCATCGCGCCGTGGCTGGTCTTCGCCGCCGTGAACCCGATCGTGGAGGAGGCGTACTGGCGAGGCGCGCTGGCGGATGCGACGGCGGCGTGGCCCGCCTGGGCGGCCGGCGCATACTCGACCGCGCTGTTCGTGGCGAGCCACCCGCTCATGTGGGGCGTGTTCTCGGAGGGCAACCGGTCGCCGATGCTGTACGCGTCGCTGACGCTCATGGGCGCCGCGTGGTTCGCGATGCGCCGCGTCACGGGGAGCCTGCGCTGGGCGACGCTCTCGCACGCGCTCGTCGACATCGGCAACCTGTCGGTGTTCGTGTTCGTCAACGCCTATGTGCCGCCCGCCCTGCACTGA
- a CDS encoding ankyrin repeat domain-containing protein, with amino-acid sequence MSDDKRDDEMPDDVVEFANRLFDLAREGDARLLEYIDQGVSSDLTNAAGDTLLMLAAYSGHLHLVRGLLERGADANRLNDRGQAPVAGAVFKGYDDIVGELIAAGADLDAGAPSARATAEMFGRPLPG; translated from the coding sequence ATGAGCGACGACAAGCGCGACGACGAGATGCCGGACGACGTGGTGGAGTTCGCGAACCGGCTGTTCGACCTCGCCCGTGAGGGCGACGCCCGCCTGCTCGAGTACATCGATCAGGGCGTCAGCTCCGACCTCACGAACGCCGCCGGCGACACGCTGCTCATGCTCGCGGCCTACAGCGGCCACCTGCACCTCGTGCGCGGCCTGCTGGAGCGCGGCGCCGACGCCAACCGGCTCAACGACCGCGGGCAGGCGCCCGTCGCCGGCGCCGTGTTCAAGGGCTACGACGACATCGTGGGCGAGCTGATCGCCGCCGGCGCCGATCTGGACGCCGGTGCACCGAGCGCCCGCGCCACCGCCGAGATGTTCGGCCGCCCGCTGCCGGGCTGA
- a CDS encoding methyltransferase domain-containing protein, protein MPAFLAERDAEARELMDDPRCDVRTLERTYRRFALVNAVVSGQRALYRRWLRPRLRRSRPLRLLDVGTGGADLPRRLLRWAEREGLAMTVLGIDPDERAIGFARRHPAPGLELRAVATGALRADGERFDAVVSNHVLHHLGDDEVAAVLDDSAALLAPGGVAVHGDIERSRLAYAAFAAVTWPLQAGPLRDTFIRRDGLTSIRRSRTASEAAALAPAGWRVHRAFPSRLELVRETP, encoded by the coding sequence ATGCCCGCGTTCCTCGCCGAACGCGACGCGGAGGCGCGCGAGCTGATGGACGATCCGCGCTGCGACGTCCGCACGCTCGAGCGCACCTACCGCCGCTTCGCGCTCGTGAACGCGGTGGTGTCGGGCCAGCGGGCGCTGTATCGGCGCTGGCTGCGGCCCCGCCTGCGGCGCTCGCGACCGCTGCGGCTGCTCGACGTCGGCACGGGTGGCGCGGACCTGCCGCGCCGGCTGCTGCGCTGGGCCGAGCGGGAGGGTCTGGCGATGACCGTGCTCGGGATCGATCCCGACGAGCGGGCGATCGGCTTCGCGCGCCGGCACCCGGCGCCCGGCCTGGAGCTGCGGGCGGTCGCGACCGGCGCGCTGCGGGCGGACGGCGAGCGCTTCGACGCGGTCGTCTCCAACCACGTGCTCCATCACCTGGGCGACGACGAGGTCGCGGCCGTGCTCGACGACAGCGCGGCGCTCCTGGCCCCGGGCGGGGTGGCGGTGCACGGCGACATCGAGCGCTCGCGTCTGGCGTACGCCGCCTTCGCGGCCGTCACCTGGCCGCTGCAGGCCGGCCCGCTGCGCGACACGTTCATCCGGCGCGACGGCCTCACCTCGATCCGCCGCAGCCGCACCGCGAGCGAGGCGGCGGCGCTCGCCCCGGCCGGATGGCGGGTGCATCGCGCATTCCCATCGCGGCTCGAGCTCGTGCGGGAGACTCCGTGA
- a CDS encoding ammonium transporter, producing the protein MDQGNTAFMLIAAALVLLMTPGLAFFYGGLVKAKSVISMMMLSFGALGLIGVLWVLYGYAIAFPGAEGLLAPWSIDFSAIGLDSLLETGDDAAFPPMAFVCFQATFAILTVALVSGAIADRAKFGSWMIFAGVWATVVYFPVASWVFNFGLAEDGSFSYGGWITYGMQEMFGVGAIDFAGGTAVHINAGAAALALALVLGKRVGFQKGVHTPHNPPFVLLGAGLLWFGWFGFNAGSELAADGTAALAFINTIGAPAAALLAWLVVEKIKDGKPTSVGAASGAVAGLVAITPACASLHPIWALLLGVIAGAVCALAVELKWKLGFDDSLDVVGIHLIGGLIGTLYLGFFANGTGLFMGGGATQLLVQFIAAVAVLVYSFVLAYVIAFAIEKTIGFRVKSEDEVAGIDSVVHGEEGYVLEGR; encoded by the coding sequence ATGGATCAAGGCAACACAGCATTCATGCTCATCGCAGCGGCCCTGGTGCTGCTGATGACGCCAGGTCTGGCGTTCTTCTACGGCGGTCTCGTCAAGGCCAAGAGCGTCATCAGCATGATGATGCTCAGCTTCGGCGCCCTCGGGCTCATCGGCGTCCTGTGGGTCCTCTACGGATACGCCATCGCCTTCCCGGGCGCTGAGGGACTGCTCGCCCCCTGGTCGATCGACTTCAGCGCGATCGGACTCGACAGCCTGCTCGAGACCGGTGACGACGCGGCCTTCCCGCCGATGGCGTTCGTCTGCTTCCAGGCGACCTTCGCGATCCTCACGGTGGCGCTCGTGTCCGGCGCCATCGCCGACCGCGCCAAGTTCGGCTCGTGGATGATCTTCGCCGGTGTGTGGGCGACGGTCGTGTACTTCCCGGTCGCCAGCTGGGTGTTCAACTTCGGCCTCGCCGAGGACGGCAGCTTCTCGTACGGCGGCTGGATCACCTACGGCATGCAGGAGATGTTCGGCGTCGGCGCCATCGACTTCGCCGGCGGCACGGCGGTGCACATCAACGCCGGTGCGGCCGCGCTCGCCCTGGCGCTGGTGCTGGGCAAGCGGGTCGGGTTCCAGAAGGGCGTGCACACCCCGCACAACCCGCCGTTCGTGCTCCTTGGCGCCGGCCTGCTGTGGTTCGGCTGGTTCGGCTTCAACGCCGGCTCCGAGCTCGCCGCCGACGGCACCGCCGCGCTCGCCTTCATCAACACGATCGGCGCCCCCGCCGCGGCCCTGCTCGCCTGGCTCGTGGTCGAGAAGATCAAGGACGGCAAGCCGACCTCCGTCGGTGCCGCCTCGGGCGCCGTCGCCGGTCTGGTCGCCATCACGCCGGCCTGTGCGTCGCTGCACCCGATCTGGGCGCTGCTGCTGGGCGTCATCGCCGGTGCGGTCTGCGCGCTCGCGGTGGAGCTGAAGTGGAAGCTCGGCTTCGACGACTCGCTCGACGTGGTGGGCATCCACCTCATCGGCGGCCTCATCGGAACGCTGTACCTCGGCTTCTTCGCCAACGGCACCGGCCTGTTCATGGGCGGCGGCGCCACGCAGCTGCTCGTCCAGTTCATCGCCGCGGTCGCGGTGCTGGTGTACTCGTTCGTGCTCGCCTACGTCATCGCCTTCGCCATCGAGAAGACGATCGGCTTCCGCGTGAAGAGCGAGGACGAGGTCGCCGGCATCGACTCGGTCGTGCACGGCGAGGAGGGCTACGTCCTCGAGGGTCGCTGA
- a CDS encoding type II toxin-antitoxin system PemK/MazF family toxin has product MARSGILKQLLDVGVQILGAVLKSSSAKTPSGSATTGGTPPRTRPTRTTTRKPGDDIWSASTQTVELDPRGVPDLRLAYAPHPDRDPDAGEVVWTWVPYAENDGRGKDRPVLVIGRHTADRVYAVKLTSKEKEDGREFLPLGSGPWDSKGRPSWVDLDQLYSVHVDGMRREASALDLDRFARVAQQLQRRYGWKAAD; this is encoded by the coding sequence ATGGCCAGGAGCGGGATCCTCAAGCAGCTGCTCGACGTCGGGGTGCAGATCCTCGGCGCCGTGCTGAAGTCGTCCAGCGCGAAGACCCCCTCGGGATCCGCCACCACGGGCGGAACGCCGCCGCGCACGCGCCCCACGCGGACGACGACGCGCAAGCCGGGCGACGACATCTGGTCGGCATCGACCCAGACCGTCGAGCTCGATCCGCGCGGCGTGCCGGATCTGCGCCTCGCCTACGCCCCGCACCCCGACCGCGATCCCGACGCCGGCGAGGTCGTGTGGACCTGGGTGCCGTACGCCGAGAACGACGGCCGTGGCAAGGACCGCCCCGTCCTCGTGATCGGGCGCCACACCGCCGATCGCGTCTACGCCGTCAAGCTCACCAGCAAGGAGAAGGAGGACGGCCGGGAGTTCCTCCCGCTCGGCTCCGGCCCCTGGGACTCGAAGGGTCGCCCGTCGTGGGTGGACCTCGACCAGCTGTACAGCGTGCACGTCGACGGCATGCGCCGTGAGGCGTCCGCCCTCGACCTCGACCGCTTCGCCCGCGTCGCCCAGCAGCTGCAGCGCCGCTACGGCTGGAAGGCGGCCGACTGA
- a CDS encoding siderophore-interacting protein: protein MGAGSIDQGRGWRGLPSDWQLIVADESGLPAAAGILRDMPREAVGHALIELFDERDRQHVDAPEGMTVHWLIRDPAMPPGTRALPYLQALDLPGGVAYAFVVGEQALATGARRHLVRERGIDRRQVTFSGYWKRGAATIG, encoded by the coding sequence GTGGGTGCCGGGAGCATCGACCAGGGCCGCGGCTGGCGCGGGCTGCCGAGCGACTGGCAGCTGATCGTCGCCGACGAGAGCGGGCTGCCCGCCGCCGCCGGCATCCTGCGCGACATGCCCCGAGAGGCGGTCGGGCATGCGCTCATCGAGCTGTTCGACGAGCGTGACCGTCAGCACGTCGATGCGCCCGAGGGGATGACGGTGCACTGGCTGATCCGCGATCCCGCCATGCCGCCCGGGACGCGTGCGCTGCCGTACCTGCAGGCGCTGGACCTGCCCGGCGGTGTCGCCTACGCCTTCGTCGTGGGGGAGCAGGCCCTCGCCACCGGTGCGCGACGGCACCTCGTGCGGGAGCGGGGGATCGATCGCAGGCAGGTCACGTTCTCGGGTTACTGGAAGCGTGGCGCCGCCACGATCGGGTGA
- a CDS encoding type III polyketide synthase, which translates to MTVTLQGLSTVVPPTVLVQEEVRDVFAAQPGLSRLGRRIVSTAFGESGIETRHTVLEELTQRPRDDGEAPVFFDAASGELLHPGTRTRNDIYAAHASRLYVDAGRAALEASGIGTERITHVITVSCTGFYAPGPDFEVARDLGLRAGVQRYHLGFMGCYAAMPALRLATQLCKADPHAAVLVISVELCTLHLRASDDPDTIVATSLFADGAAAGVVTSCPPPPTARVLGLDRFATRITPEGEGDMAWRIGDHGFEIGLSPAVPSIIGEHVIGAVEPLFAHEHELARALEDGAAGEAIAHWAVHPGGRSIVDRVQSALHLSDEQVGPPRAVLREYGNMSSATVMFVLRRILDSPAADGDRIAAMAFGPGLTVESALLTVRG; encoded by the coding sequence ATGACCGTGACGCTGCAGGGACTGTCCACCGTCGTGCCGCCCACCGTTCTCGTGCAGGAGGAGGTCCGCGACGTGTTCGCGGCCCAGCCCGGGCTGAGCCGGCTCGGGCGCCGGATCGTCTCGACGGCGTTCGGGGAGTCCGGGATCGAGACCCGCCACACCGTGCTCGAGGAGCTCACGCAGCGCCCGCGCGACGACGGCGAGGCGCCGGTGTTCTTCGACGCGGCCTCGGGCGAGCTGCTCCACCCCGGCACGCGGACACGCAACGACATCTACGCCGCGCACGCGAGCCGCCTCTACGTCGACGCGGGCCGGGCCGCGCTGGAGGCGTCGGGGATCGGGACGGAGCGGATCACCCACGTCATCACGGTCTCGTGCACCGGGTTCTACGCGCCCGGGCCGGACTTCGAGGTCGCGCGCGACCTCGGCCTGCGCGCGGGCGTGCAGCGGTACCACCTCGGCTTCATGGGGTGCTACGCCGCCATGCCCGCGCTGCGGCTGGCGACACAGCTGTGCAAGGCCGATCCGCACGCCGCGGTGCTCGTGATCAGCGTCGAGCTGTGCACGCTGCACCTGCGCGCCTCGGACGACCCCGACACGATCGTGGCGACGTCGCTCTTCGCCGACGGCGCCGCCGCGGGCGTCGTGACGAGCTGCCCGCCACCGCCGACGGCCCGCGTGCTGGGGCTGGACCGCTTCGCGACGCGGATCACCCCCGAGGGTGAGGGCGACATGGCGTGGCGGATCGGCGATCACGGCTTCGAGATCGGACTGTCGCCGGCGGTGCCCTCGATCATCGGCGAGCACGTGATCGGCGCGGTCGAGCCGCTGTTCGCCCACGAGCACGAGCTCGCCCGCGCCCTCGAGGACGGGGCGGCCGGCGAGGCGATCGCGCACTGGGCCGTCCACCCCGGCGGCCGCAGCATCGTCGACCGCGTGCAGTCGGCCCTGCATCTGAGCGACGAGCAGGTCGGCCCTCCCCGGGCGGTGCTGCGCGAGTACGGCAACATGTCGAGCGCGACGGTGATGTTCGTGCTCCGGCGCATCCTCGATTCCCCCGCCGCCGACGGCGACCGCATCGCCGCGATGGCGTTCGGCCCGGGGCTCACCGTCGAGTCGGCGCTGCTGACCGTCCGGGGCTGA